CGGTATTAGTTTCTAACGAGGAAAAAAGACGAACTAGCGTCCACGATCTGTATCGACTGTCCTTTGAGAATGTTAATCTCGAAAAAGATACATTGCATTTTGGTTTGCCCTGGAATGACGAAGTGCTTTATGTAGACATAGAAAATGAAGACAGTCCCCCTATAAACATTGAGGACCTTAAGATGACTTATATCGTAGACAAGGTCGTCTTTGAAGATACAGGTGCAGGTCCATATTCCTTATTATTTGGTGATGAAAAGGCGCTAAAGCCCATCTATGATATTGAGCAATTTATATCGTATATTGAAGAGGAAGCACAGAATGAAGTCCAGTTGGGTGAAACCATAACGTTAAAGAAGGTAGAAGATTATACTCAATGGGACTTGAAATGGTTGTATCACATTGTTATTGGTGCGGTATCATTAGGGTTGATCATCTACCTCACACGAGCACTTAACCATAAAAGTAGTGAAGAATGAAACTTCTTGGATGTAACGTCGTCTACTTATCTGAAGAAGAAATTTTTATACTGGAATCGTCTTAGGAGGTTATTTATGTTAAGAGTAGTAGGCATTGTATTGACAGGTGTGTTATTGATGTTTGTTTTTATGATTCAACTCACTTACGCAAATGAAGCTCCATCACCGTCTATTTATGTGAACAACGAGTATATGATTGATTTCAATGCAGAAATCAAAGACGGAACCACGTTTGCACCAATGAGAATGATGCAAGAAATTGAACCACTCTTAATGGAATGGGATAACGAGACAAAAACATTAACAATGGTGAATGATGAAGGGACAGAGGTTGTACTGCAAGTGGGGAATCAAACAGTAACGATAGATAATGAATCAAAAACACTCACACAACCACCTTATATTGCAGGTGGGAGAACGATGGTTCCCCTTCGACTTCTAGCGGAAACCTTTTATTGTCAGGTGTCCTGGAATGCAAAGCAGCAAACGGTTTATGTGAACAAAGTAAATGAGGACTTGAAAGCGTCATATGAAAGTGAAGAATCGAGCTTAACAGAGGCCAGAGAAGCATTAATCCATTATCCAATACATTCACGTTTGCCTCGTTTAGAGGATGATAACCCACCTGAGGGATCTAAAATGTATTTCTACTTCCCAGAAGGACAATCAGATTCGTACTTTTTTAGAAATCGCGACATTATTTTTTACTACGAAATGAATGAAGACCACACTCAAGTTGAAGAATTATGGAGTGCCGTTCTTGATAGGACAGATGATGGTGAAGACGTGAACTCAGAGGACACACTTTACTTTATCCCAGGCTATAAGATTATTGAAGAAGCAGGAGCACGACCTAAGCTTCAGACGAATATGGCCTATTATGACATCTCACCGCATGTCATGTGGGTACACTATGGTATGATAGATGTAGAAGGTAACCAAGAAAAATTAGGGTTTGAAGAGGAAGACTATCAAATTCCTGATCTCTTCCCTATACCTGGCGAAACAAAAAAAGATGAGTAAGTGAATCAAAGAGACCATTCAAATAGACCCTAATGAAACAGGTTTGATCACTGATTTAAAAAGCCAGCCGTCAACTTACTTTGACGGTTGGCTTTTTTCGTGAGTTTAGGGAAAAAAGGATGTTTAAAAAAGGCGGCACGGTGTTATTAAAATAAAAGGAAGAGGAGGGAATCCTCATTTAATAGCATCACGGTAGGAGGAATGGCATTGTTATTTAAAAAACGCATGTTCATGGTAGGTGTCATATTATTACTTATTATGAGTCTAACGGCCTGCGAAGTAGGACAAGATCAAGGTGAACAACCTGACGAGGAACGGCAAACAAACGCTGAGCAACCGAAAAATGTGATTGTCATGATCGGCGACGGTATGGGCGTAGGACAAATGGAAGTGGCGCGGCTCTTCGAATACGGAAAAGAAGGGACCTTATTCATGGAAACGCTCCCACATGTCGCACTATCTAGGACCTATTCCGCTGACCATATCGCCACGGATTCAGGAGCCGCCGGAACGGCGTTGGCCAACGGTGATAAGACAAATAATGGCATGATTGGAGTGGGACCCGATGGGCAACCGCTCACCAGTATTCTAGACATTTTCAAAGACCAAGACAAAACGGTGGGGGTTGTTTCCACTAATACCGTTACGGATGCCACCCCTGCAGCCTATGTCGCGAATGTTGAAGACCGTTGGGAAGGTCAAGAGGAAATTGCCCGCCAAATACTTGAGAATGAGGTCGATATTGCCTTGGGGGGCGGAGAAGACTATTTCATACCTGAAAACCAAAACGGTAAGGACTTACTTGCTCAGTTTGAAGATAAGGGTTATCACGTCGTAAGAACGGCGGATGAACTCGCAAACGTTGAAACGGACGTAGATACTAAACTTCTAGGGCTATTCAACCGGTCCTATATGAATTATGTCGGAGATCGTGAGGTCTTAGAGAGTGAGGAACCTAGTCTGCTAGAAATGACAGAAAAGGCGATTGACACAGCTGCAAACGACGAAGAAGGATTTTTCCTCATGATTGAAGGAGCCAGAATAGACCATGTTTCACATGCTGCTGATTTCGGAGGCATATGGAGAGAGGTCATAGACTTTGATCAAGCGGTGGAGTATGCGGTGAACTGGGCAGAGGAAAATGGTGATACGCTCGTCGTTGTAAAAGCCGATCACGAAACAATGGGTATTTCGGCAACAGAGCCGATAGATATAGAGGCCTTAAAGGCAATCGAGGTCTCCCCTGAGTATATGGCACAGCAGCTAGATATTGATGAGGAGACGAACAATTTCACTTCAGAGTCTATAAGAAATGTTTTTGCTGAGTATGCGAACATTGACTTAACGGACGAAGACATTGCGATGTTCCAGGAACATGTCTTTGATGCGGATGATCCGGAAGGGAGAGTGTACGCAGAATATCTCGTCGGATGGGAAATTGGGAGTATCATCGCTCACCATTACAATGCAGGCGCCGTTCACCGTGATATTAGAGAAGCCAGTGAATCCACGGGTGGTCACACGGGTAATATGGTTCCCGTCTTCGCTTATGGTGTTGGGGCTGAACACTTTGATGGGGTATTAAATAATACAGAGATACCTCGGATCATCGCTGAAATAAGTGGTTTTGCCTACGATGATGAGTCCTAACAACAAGCTGGAAGTACCTATAGCAAGCGAAAAAAGCTCAGAATCTAATCTGAGCGATAGATGAGAAGAAAGGCCTCTTCTGAATCATGAGTCTAATGGTTTAGAAGAGGTTTTCGTTTGAATGATTTGGTTGTCTTGTTTAATTGTTCAAACCTATATACAGGCAGCTAAAGCTTCTCTAGAGTGATAACAACAATGTCAGGTCTGTTATTTATTCTCAGAGGGATAGGATGGTTACCCAAGCCTCTATTGACTACCATGACTGAGTTGTCCTTTTTGAATACTCCCCCGTCATGTTCAGGAAAAAAACCTTCCGTTGAAAGGATACCACCTAAGAAAGGTATTCTTATCATTCCTCCGTGCGTATCTTGTTTTGACCCAATAGGATTAACCAAAGTCATCGTTTTTAAAACATATATATTTTAGCACAACTTTTCATTTAACTTTACAGAAAAAACGTTCGCTAAGGGTTAGCGAACGCTCCAATATCATTAAATTACTTTCTCGTTAGGTTGTGCTCCGTATAGAATCAGACAGGTCATGCCCCCTCCTGTTACTCTTGAACTTTTCTTTCTAATCCATACCTTGTAAGCTCCAACAAAGCTTGTGTACGTGTCGCAATACCTTCTTTCTCTTGATATTCTTCAACTTTTTTTAGCAAAGGGACCGGTACCCGTATATCAATTCTTTGAGTTTCAATTCTGTTGCTCTTACTCATGGTGATCACTCCCTAATTGGGTTAAAAATTATAAGCGAACGTTTTTTCGCTGACAATAAACTGACATCATTTTCAACTATAATGCAAAATAAGTAAAATCATCGTACGTATACGTCATAAATACATAATTTTTACTTTAATTGTACGTGATTTTATAGTATCATTAGTTGTGGTTATGGGGTAACCACAAAAATCCAGAGGAGGGAGTGTATGGTGCACCCATTGATTCTATACGTGAACACTACGTCTATTATACAGGATTATATAGGACGAGAGAAAGTATTGCCGTAAACTCACTCCTTTGGAACTATAATTATTTCATTATTCTGAAATATAAAGAGGAGGGTAGAGAAGATATTTATAACTAACACACAAAAATTTTGACATTGCTTAGGCAAATTGTAACGGTTTTAAAGGAGGAACTATGAGTGTCACAATTAGATACTGCTACAGAAAGTACTCCACTACGACTAAAACGTGCAACTAAGGGACGAGCCCACAAAGAGACGGTAGGAAAATTAATTTTTGTTATTCTGTTATTTACTATTATCGTATCAGCGATGTACTGGGTGAATTACCAAGCAAAAGGTAGACTTGATATTTTTCTTGGACTATACGGTACGGTGATGATCACTTATCTTATTGGTAAAATGCTCCTTTCATTTAGATATAAACCAATCCAAACTGAAGCACCAATCAAGAAAGTGAGCGTTGTCATCCCTTCTTTTAACGAAAATCCGGAAGCAGCGGTAAAAACGGTGAATAGTGTTATTGACCAGGATTATCCCATCCATGAAATTTTCTTCATTGATGATGGAAGTAAAGAAACTCTAGCATATTTACAAGTCAAGAAAATGGAGAATATATACCCAAACTTAAAGGCCTTCCGATACGAAAACAACAAAGGTAAGAGAGAAGCTCAAATCTTCGCTTTTGAAAGGCTGACAGGAGATATGATCGTGACTGTTGATTCTGATGGATATTTATACCCTAATGCGGTGAGGGAGTTGTTAAAACCTTTTAATGATCCAGAAGTTATAGCTGTAACTGGATATATTAATGCAAGAAATCGAGATGATAATTGGTTCACTCGATTATTGGATATGAGGTATGATAATGCCTTCCGTGTTGAAAGAGCAGCTCAATCAGTCACCGGTAATGTTTTAGTGTGTTCGGGTCCTAGTAGCTGTTATAAGGCTGAAGCCATCCTTGAAAATATTGAGCGTTATAAACATCAGACCTTCCTCGGGTAAAATGTACAAATTGGGGATGATCGTTGCTTGACTAAATTTGCGATAGAAAGAGGAAAAACGTTATATCAATCGACGGCACGTTGTGTAACGGATATCCCGTCTTCGTTAAGGCAGTTCCTAAAACAACAAATTCGATGGAATAAATCATTCTTTAGAGAAAGTATCATTGCATTCAAAATAGGCTTAAAAAAACCTAAAACACTCGCATGGGTCATTTTAGAGATGACACTGTGGCTCACGTTCGGTATTGCATTAATATTTGGGGTGTTATGGAAGTCGAAAGCGCTTGGGGCTGTAATGTTGCTCTACTATTTATCTTATGTCTGTTTATCAGCCTACGCACGTAATGTTTTTTATATTTTAAAAAGACCTTTCGTTTTTATGCTAGCACCCTTATATGGGTTAGTTCATCTTGGTCTTTTGTTTCCAATTCGTTTATATGCACTCGTAACCATCAAAATCTTAATATGACCCGTAAGCGTGTTATAATGAAAGGCGGTTCAATCTACCAAGCTAGAATGTTCAAACAAGCTTGCTAGTCTATATCATTGTAGTCATTGTACTTAAAGGGGTCATAAGAGATGCTTAAGCTGATACGAAACATGGTGCTATCTACTGTACTCATGACCTTATGTTTGACATCTTTGGTCTTTGTGCTCACTTCACCGAATACGAGCTCTCAAATTAATATACAAGGTCAACCGCTAAGTTTGGGTGGGCATTCAACGGAAGCTGATACTCGTACATCAAACGGAGAAGGAGATATGAACGAAAATAAATCATCTCTTGAGAATTCCATTCATTCAATGGATGAGTCTGGTCAGTTCGTCCCTGTTCTGATGTATCATGAGTTTAAACAAGACGAGACGTCTAATGCGATCGTACTAGAGGCAGAATTTCGAGAGCATTTGACCTACCTTCAGTCTCAAGGCTATGAAACGATCTCTATTTATGACTTATTAGAGGCTACAAGAGGTGAGCGTCAACTACCGGAGAAACCGTTACTCATCACCATCGATGATGGTTATCTAGGAAACTATGAAAAAGCCTTTCCTATACTCCAAGAATTAGGGATGCACGCCACCATCTTTGTTGTGACGAGTCAACGTGGGCAACAAACGAAGGTTCACGAACACTTCTCGTGGGCACAGGCGAAGGAAATGGTGGAGTCAGGGTTCATCTCCATACAGTCACACACACATGACCTGCACCACACGATTGAAACGGTAAACGGTATGCGCTCATCTCTTACGGGACGGCATGTCATAGAGGGACGTCAAGAATACCATGGTGTATATATTCGCCGTATGATGGAAGATTTGCAAACAGCAAAAGTTCTTATTGAAGACAAGCTGGAACAAGACGTTGTCGCATTTTCCTACCCGTATGGACAGTATAATGATGAAGCGATACAGGTGGCGTTGTCGTTAGGGCACGAGTTAATGTTTACGATCCAAGAAGGTGTATACTACACTGAGGACTCTACTTACACCATTCCACGTATCAATGTGCCCGGGGGCTATACCGGTGCAGATATCGAGAGAGAGATTAACAGACTTCTTCAAGAGCGTGATGAGCGTGATGATAGACAGAATTGACATCTGAGGAGGACTTAAAAGGGACTACACTATTCTATTGCTTCTTTCAAATATTGAGAGGTCAACACAAAAACAAAATAAATATCCCTTTATATACGCTTAAATGTCTTTAAGTGTATTTTTTTGTCTTCTTTTTCTGCGGTTTACAAAAAGTTAAGAATGATTGACAGAGACATAACATGGCTTTAACAACTTCCCTTTATAATCGGGTTTAGGCACACGATACAAATCATGGTGGAAAGAGGGGATGTAAGTGAAACTTGTTGTGATGGGAGACCTACACTATTCAGATATAGATGAAACGATAGAAGGGTTATCTGACGCACGGAGAGCGTTCTACCAAACATTTATTGCCCGTTTTTTAAGTATTGATGCGAATCTACACATCTCACTAGGAGATTTAACGAATTACGGTTATAGCACTGAGTTTGAAGGCATCCTTCAGGAGCTACAAAAAAAGAAAAGGGATTTCGTTCATGTCCTCGGGAATCATGACTTGTATGCACAGCCCAGAGAAAACGTTTTACGCATAACTGAACAACCACGTTACCATGCTAGAACAACGGACCAGGCCGTCTTTGCTTTCTTAGATACCGCCAAGGAGATGGACCATAAGGATTGGGGCGGCTGGATAGATGAAGAACAATTAAGATGGTTTGAAAGAGTCGTGCGTGACTCAGGAACAAAGCCTCTCCTCGTATTTGCTCATCATCCGGTTCATGCCACCACAAAACGTTCAGAGATGATTAAAGGCTCTATCCACCCTGACATCGACATGTGGGA
The genomic region above belongs to Caldalkalibacillus salinus and contains:
- a CDS encoding metallophosphoesterase, encoding MKLVVMGDLHYSDIDETIEGLSDARRAFYQTFIARFLSIDANLHISLGDLTNYGYSTEFEGILQELQKKKRDFVHVLGNHDLYAQPRENVLRITEQPRYHARTTDQAVFAFLDTAKEMDHKDWGGWIDEEQLRWFERVVRDSGTKPLLVFAHHPVHATTKRSEMIKGSIHPDIDMWDILGQKEGLGVYFNGHTHIESIEQQRNWTFVQLAACLDEPAFRVVDIQQEDIVVSAVDVCDDDVVKHAPMIYEHIPHFTHQTDVRGEKQDRECRISLTSMMDIARDK
- a CDS encoding glycosyltransferase family 2 protein → MSQLDTATESTPLRLKRATKGRAHKETVGKLIFVILLFTIIVSAMYWVNYQAKGRLDIFLGLYGTVMITYLIGKMLLSFRYKPIQTEAPIKKVSVVIPSFNENPEAAVKTVNSVIDQDYPIHEIFFIDDGSKETLAYLQVKKMENIYPNLKAFRYENNKGKREAQIFAFERLTGDMIVTVDSDGYLYPNAVRELLKPFNDPEVIAVTGYINARNRDDNWFTRLLDMRYDNAFRVERAAQSVTGNVLVCSGPSSCYKAEAILENIERYKHQTFLG
- a CDS encoding polysaccharide deacetylase family protein encodes the protein MLKLIRNMVLSTVLMTLCLTSLVFVLTSPNTSSQINIQGQPLSLGGHSTEADTRTSNGEGDMNENKSSLENSIHSMDESGQFVPVLMYHEFKQDETSNAIVLEAEFREHLTYLQSQGYETISIYDLLEATRGERQLPEKPLLITIDDGYLGNYEKAFPILQELGMHATIFVVTSQRGQQTKVHEHFSWAQAKEMVESGFISIQSHTHDLHHTIETVNGMRSSLTGRHVIEGRQEYHGVYIRRMMEDLQTAKVLIEDKLEQDVVAFSYPYGQYNDEAIQVALSLGHELMFTIQEGVYYTEDSTYTIPRINVPGGYTGADIEREINRLLQERDERDDRQN
- a CDS encoding copper amine oxidase N-terminal domain-containing protein produces the protein MLRVVGIVLTGVLLMFVFMIQLTYANEAPSPSIYVNNEYMIDFNAEIKDGTTFAPMRMMQEIEPLLMEWDNETKTLTMVNDEGTEVVLQVGNQTVTIDNESKTLTQPPYIAGGRTMVPLRLLAETFYCQVSWNAKQQTVYVNKVNEDLKASYESEESSLTEAREALIHYPIHSRLPRLEDDNPPEGSKMYFYFPEGQSDSYFFRNRDIIFYYEMNEDHTQVEELWSAVLDRTDDGEDVNSEDTLYFIPGYKIIEEAGARPKLQTNMAYYDISPHVMWVHYGMIDVEGNQEKLGFEEEDYQIPDLFPIPGETKKDE
- a CDS encoding alkaline phosphatase; translation: MLFKKRMFMVGVILLLIMSLTACEVGQDQGEQPDEERQTNAEQPKNVIVMIGDGMGVGQMEVARLFEYGKEGTLFMETLPHVALSRTYSADHIATDSGAAGTALANGDKTNNGMIGVGPDGQPLTSILDIFKDQDKTVGVVSTNTVTDATPAAYVANVEDRWEGQEEIARQILENEVDIALGGGEDYFIPENQNGKDLLAQFEDKGYHVVRTADELANVETDVDTKLLGLFNRSYMNYVGDREVLESEEPSLLEMTEKAIDTAANDEEGFFLMIEGARIDHVSHAADFGGIWREVIDFDQAVEYAVNWAEENGDTLVVVKADHETMGISATEPIDIEALKAIEVSPEYMAQQLDIDEETNNFTSESIRNVFAEYANIDLTDEDIAMFQEHVFDADDPEGRVYAEYLVGWEIGSIIAHHYNAGAVHRDIREASESTGGHTGNMVPVFAYGVGAEHFDGVLNNTEIPRIIAEISGFAYDDES